From a region of the Castor canadensis chromosome 7, mCasCan1.hap1v2, whole genome shotgun sequence genome:
- the LOC141424835 gene encoding translation machinery-associated protein 7-like, translated as MSGPKCGKKNPLKQPKKQAKEMDEEDKAFKQKQKEQKKLEELKVKAAGKGPLATGGIKKSGKK; from the coding sequence ATGTCTGGCCCCAAATGTGGCAAGAAGAACCCCCTGAAACAGCCCAAGAAACAAGCCAAGGAGATGGATGAGGAAGATAAGGCTTTCAAGCAGAAACAAAAGGAGCAGAAGAAACTTGAGGAGCTAAAAGTGAAGGCCGCAGGGAAGGGGCCCCTAGCCACAGGTGGAATTAAGAAATCTGGCAAAAAGTAA